A genomic stretch from Scomber scombrus chromosome 8, fScoSco1.1, whole genome shotgun sequence includes:
- the LOC133984661 gene encoding DET1- and DDB1-associated protein 1 produces MEKADFLKGLPVYNKSNFSRFHADSVCKASNRRPSVYLPTREYPSEQIIVTEKTNILLRYLHQQWDKKNAAKKREQEQGESDSPAPPRKIARTDSQEMNEDS; encoded by the exons ATGGAGAAG GCGGATTTTTTGAAAGGACTCCCTGTCTACAATAAGAGCAACTTCAGCAGGTTTCATGCAGACTCTGTTTGTAAAGCATCT AATCGAAGACCCTCTGTTTACCTTCCAACACGTGAATACCCCTCTGAACAGA TTATTGTAACAGAGAAAACCAACATCCTCCTGCGTTACCTCCATCAGCAGTGGGACAAAAAG AATGCAGCAAAGAAAAGGGAACAGGAACAAGGTGAGAGCGACAGCCCAGCACCCCCAAGGAAGATCGCCAGGACAGATAGCCAAGAGATGAATGAAGActcataa